One stretch of Nicotiana tabacum cultivar K326 chromosome 18, ASM71507v2, whole genome shotgun sequence DNA includes these proteins:
- the LOC107774104 gene encoding putative LRR receptor-like serine/threonine-protein kinase At1g56140, with protein sequence MPRLSYVEVISPLPSRRVLQNSASKQPYSGLFFFLGSLVILIILVVLILILCKFFKQGKLRALISRTAKPPGTSDALSVHLRTISYFNFHTLKKATKNFHSNNLLGSGGFGPVYLGKLGDGQLIAVKKLSVDKSQQGEREFLAEVRLITSIQHKNLVRLLGCCSDGAQRLLVYEYMKNRSLDQILYGKSNIFLNWKTRHQIILGIARGLQYLHEDSHIRIVHRDIKASNILLDDKFQPRIGDFGLARFFPEDQAYLSTAFAGTLGYTAPEYAIRGELTEKADIYSFGVLVLEIISCRKNTDLSLPSEMQYLPEYAWKLYERSRLIDLVDPKMREDGIGEKDVMQTIYVAFLCLEPHANLRPPMSEIVAMLIHKVAVVETPTRPAFLDRKRRKDNKLSWDIITDGFPSPLQSDSPSK encoded by the exons ATGCCCCGTTTATCATATGTTGAAG TTATATCTCCATTACCATCAAGACGTGTGTTGCAGAACTCTGCATCTAAGCAGCCTTACTCGGGCTTGTTCTTTTTTCTTGGAAGCCTcgttattcttattatcctggTTGTTCTCATACTCATCCTATGCAAGTTTTTCAAACAAGGAAAACTGCGAGCTTTGATTAGTCGCACAGCTAAGCCTCCAG GCACGAGTGATGCCCTTAGTGTACATCTTCGTACAATAAGCTACTTTAACTTCCATACGTTGAAGAAGGCCACGAAGAATTTTCATTCAAATAACCTACTTGGAAGTGGTGGATTTGGTCCAGTTTACTTG GGGAAGCTAGGAGATGGACAGTTGATTGCTGTCAAGAAGCTGTCTGTTGACAAATCACAGCAAGGGGAACGGGAGTTCCTTGCAGAGGTGCGACTGATAACAAGCATACAACACAAGAATTTGGTCCGCCTTCTCGGCTGTTGCTCAGATGGGGCTCAGAGGCTGCTCGTGTATGAATATATGAAGAATAGGAGCTTGGACCAAATATTATATG GAAAGAGTAATATATTCCTTAACTGGAAAACTCGGCACCAGATAATTTTAGGGATCGCAAGAGGACTACAGTATCTTCATGAGGATTCACACATTAGAATTGTCCACAGAGACATCAAAGCCAGCAATATTCTGCTGGATGACAAATTCCAACCAAGAATTGGAGATTTTGGCCTAGCGAGGTTTTTCCCTGAAGATCAAGCatatctcagcactgcatttgcTGGAACCTT AGGTTATACAGCTCCTGAATATGCCATTAGAGGAGAATTGACTGAAAAGGCTGATATATACAGTTTTGGTGTTCTTGTGCTAGAAATTATCAGTTGCCGGAAGAATACAGATCTTTCTTTGCCTTCAGAAATGCAATATCTCCCCGAATAT GCATGGAAGCTATACGAAAGGTCAAGATTAATTGATCTAGTTGATCCGAAGATGCGGGAAGATGGCATTGGGGAAAAGGATGTCATGCAAACAATATATGTGGCTTTCTTATGTCTTGAGCCGCATGCAAATTTAAGACCACCAATGTCTGAGATTGTTGCAATGTTGATACACAAGGTTGCAGTAGTTGAAACACCAACTAGACCAGCTTTCTTAGATCGAAAGAGAAGGAAGGACAATAAGCTTTCTTGGGATATTATAACAGATGGTTTTCCTTCTCCTCTGCAGAGTGATTCACCATCAAAGTAA
- the LOC107774105 gene encoding putative pentatricopeptide repeat-containing protein At3g15130 codes for MQQGTIVVMKERQKLAELLRNCSKNLILDVGKQVHGAVLRMGYAFDLMINNDLIGMYGKCSRIKLARSVFDKMFERNVVSWTALMCGYLQRGNAHESLLLLSRMVSANVRPNEFTLSTNLKACGSIGALENGRQIHGLCGKSGFEKYPVVGNSIIDMYSRCGKIGEAENMFHEMPERSLITWNVMIAGYATGGFGDKSLFLFKQMQEQGEIPDEFTFASTLKACSGFKAVREGSQIHGFLITRGFLVSSQKVIAGALIDLYVKSGNLFEAQKLFSQLEQKSVISWTTLMVGNAQEGKLPEAMDLFKQLRESSIEFDGFVLSSMMGIFADFALVELGKQLHCCAVKVPAGLDISVLNSVIDMYLKCGLIEEAEALFDGMPHKNVISWTVMITGYGKYGLGLEAVGLFKKMHMDNVEPDEVSYLALLTACSHSGLVQESEEYFSKLCNSNRLKPSVEHYACMVDILGRAGRLKEAKVVIENMPLKPNVGIWQTLLSTCRVHKNVEIGREVGEILLKLDGNNPVNYVLMSNIFADARRWEECEGLRGLVKAKGLKKEAGQSWVEIDKKMHFFYNRDETHPLTKAIHEFLYKMEKKMKDEFGYTREVSFSLHDVEEETKDESLRFHSEKLAIGLALLSGGDEIEGKPIRVFKNLRVCGDCHEYIKGLSKIFKKILLVRDANRFHKFENGACSCRDYW; via the coding sequence ATGCAGCAAGGTACGATTGTAGTAATGAAGGAGAGGCAAAAGTTGGCTGAACTTCTAAGAAATTGTTCTAAGAATTTGATTTTGGATGTGGGAAAGCAAGTTCATGGAGCTGTATTGAGGATGGGTTATGCATTTGATTTGATGATAAACAATGATCTCATTGGCATGTATGGGAAATGCAGCAGAATTAAATTGGCACGCTCAGTGTTTGACAAAATGTTTGAAAGAAATGTGGTTTCTTGGACAGCTTTGATGTGTGGGTATTTACAACGGGGTAATGCTCATGAATCCTTGTTACTTCTCTCTCGAATGGTTTCTGCAAATGTAAGACCCAATGAATTCACTTTATCGACTAATTTAAAGGCTTGTGGTTCTATTGGTGCTCTGGAGAATGGACGACAGATTCATGGGTTGTGTGGTAAAAGTGGGTTTGAAAAGTATCCAGTTGTGGGCAATTCAATTATTGATATGTACTCAAGATGTGGGAAAATTGGTGAGGCTGAAAATATGTTTCATGAAATGCCTGAAAGGAGTCTTATAACTTGGAATGTAATGATAGCAGGGTACGCGACTGGAGGATTTGGTGATAAGTCTTTGTTTCTGTTCAAACAAATGCAAGAACAAGGAGAAATACCAGATGAGTTTACGTTTGCAAGCACATTGAAGGCGTGCAGTGGTTTTAAGGCAGTCCGTGAAGGAAGCCAAATTCATGGCTTTTTGATAACAAGGGGATTCCTTGTTTCTAGCCAGAAAGTTATTGCCGGCGCGCTTATTGATTTGTATGTCAAATCAGGCAACTTGTTTGAAGCGCAGAAGTTGTTTAGTCAACTTGAACAGAAAAGTGTAATATCATGGACGACGCTGATGGTAGGAAATGCTCAAGAAGGCAAACTACCAGAAGCAATGGACCTGTTCAAGCAGCTCAGGGAAAGTAGCATCGAATTCGATGGGTTTGTGCTGTCAAGCATGATGGGTATCTTTGCTGATTTTGCTCTTGTTGAGCTTGGGAAACAATTGCATTGCTGTGCAGTAAAAGTACCAGCAGGTTTAGACATATCAGTATTGAACTCAGTCATTGATATGTATCTCAAATGTGGCTTAATAGAGGAAGCTGAAGCACTTTTTGATGGTATGCCACATAAAAATGTGATTTCCTGGACAGTTATGATTACAGGGTATGGGAAGTATGGTCTTGGCTTAGAAGCAGTTGGATTATTCAAGAAAATGCATATGGATAATGTTGAGCCTGATGAAGTTTCCTACTTAGCTCTGCTCACAGCTTGTAGTCATTCAGGGCTAGTTCAAGAAAGTGAAGAATACTTTTCAAAACTATGCAATTCTAATCGTTTAAAACCTTCAGTGGAGCATTATGCTTGCATGGTTGACATCCTAGGTCGAGCAGGACGCTTGAAAGAAGCTAAAGTTGTGATAGAGAACATGCCGCTAAAACCAAATGTCGGCATTTGGCAGACACTGCTTAGTACATGTAGAGTGCACAAGAATGTTGAAATAGGAAGAGAAGTTGGGGAGATTCTCTTGAAATTAGATGGCAATAATCCCGTGAATTATGTTTTGATGTCAAACATTTTTGCTGATGCCCGCCGGTGGGAAGAATGTGAGGGATTAAGAGGACTGGTGAAAGCAAAAGGTTTAAAGAAAGAAGCAGGACAAAGTTGGGTGGAGATTGACAAGAAAATGCACTTTTTCTACAATAGAGATGAGACACACCCACTTACAAAAGCTATCCATGAGTTTTTGTATAAGATGGagaagaaaatgaaagatgaatTCGGTTACACACGAGAAGTAAGTTTTTCATTACAcgatgttgaagaagaaacgaaGGATGAGAGCCTGAGATTTCACAGCGAGAAATTGGCAATTGGTTTGGCACTGCTTTCGGGTGGGGATGAAATTGAGGGGAAGCCTATTCGTGTTTTTAAAAACTTGAGAGTTTGTGGAGATTGTCACGAGTACATCAAGGGTTTGTCaaagattttcaagaaaatactTCTAGTCAGAGATGCCAATAGGTTCCATAAGTTTGAGAATGGAGCATGTTCCTGCAGAGACTATTGGTGA